Part of the Vitis vinifera cultivar Pinot Noir 40024 chromosome 13, ASM3070453v1 genome is shown below.
TCAACCATATCAATTTCAACAACTGCGGATGCAGGTACCTATCGTTTCATGTAATGTGAAATGAATATGATCACTTGGAAATAGAAGACCTCGGACCAATCATTTCCTCTTTCCAATCACGACCGACTGAAAGAAGGTGACAAAGCGATGCGAAGATAAACACAAACAGAACGAGGACAGACGTCTGCCGCCAAGCCAAGCTGTCTTCTCTATTTTCCTATTTGGGACCTTTATAAAGGCTCACAGCTAACCCTTTTGCACTTTTTGAACTTTGGTTGAATGGAGATACAAGAAAACCAGAGAATATGATGCGTAAGCcctctatttttttctattttcctccATCTCTTTCTGGGTTTTATCATTTATGTACAACTGAAAATACCGAACAAGGGTCTTTCGTGCTCTGTCCTGGTTTCAATTCCTGAAAATTCTGGCTTAATTCTCCGAACCCCATGTTCAGAACTGAATTAAGGTTTTGGAAAGAGTCTGGGGCTATAAGCCCCAGAAAAATGATTGGGTTTTTGGTGATTTCTATTGGGATTTAGTGTTTGTGGTTTCAGCTGCGACGATGAGGAGATATGCATCCAAAACTTCCGGGTGGCGTCTGGGCTTAAAAAAGCTTAATTTTTTCTCGGTATGACTGTGGGTTCTGtttttctctttatgaattTACTTGATGAAATAGTTTGTtctgtaaattttgtaaatttgtttCATGGTCCCATATGGTTTGATCAGCCAAGAAATGAGTTTTTGTCCGATGGTTATGGGAAACCACTATTGGTAGCTATAATCTTTTTGATATATCgatcatcatttttaatttacgTGCCAATTTCTGATACCCATAATATAGTTAATCCTTTTGTTATGCTCTGTGTGGGAGTTTGCTATTTGGGTTACGTTGAAATTCCCTTTTTCTTTGGTTTATCTACATTTCGTGCTCCCTATGGCACCCAGTATAATTATATATTCTGATTTTGATTATACTTATCTGGACTAAGCCTTAGACAAACCATTTGGCAGCTACATGGATCTTGCCTTGTGTTGCACCCATCCTTGTTGGtattatattttgaatgcaATCCACAAGCTATCGATCCCAACTATTCAATTGTTATGTATGTTAAAACATCCGTGAATGGTATAGGAAAAACAAAAGTTTTTGCTCGAATCCTTCATCAAAGAGAGACAAACAAATGCCCAcagattgtatcattttttttgtcctttgaCTTGTCGTAAGAGTGCTTTACCAATCTGTCACTGATTTTATTAgatagtcattttttttttcccaagtaTAAGGCCTATCAAGTTTGCACTGTTGAGTTAAGTAGCTTTGCTAGTCTATTGGGCATGGATGTTTTACCTTGGTTATGAATTTTATTAGTATGCTTTCTAACAAGTGCTGTTCCACCCTTAGAACTATAACAAtgttcatattttatttccagGTCAATTGTGAAAGTGAGTCCTATTTCTGTCAAGGAAGTGGCAATTGTCAAGGTCTAACAAGCAGTTTTATTGATGGAACCATGTCACAAGCATATGCAACTTCTTGTGAAAGGTTATCTAAATCTCTGATAAAAGATAATCCTACTTCTGATAAGTTATCATATGCAACTTCTTGTGCTCAGTTGTCTGAAGCTCCAGCAAGAGATAATCCAGTGTCTGATATGTTAGTTGATTCATTTGGAAGGCGACACACTTACTTGAGGATCTCCTTGACAGAACGTTGTAATCTGCGGTGTATGTACTGTATGCCAGCTGAGGGTGTGGAGCTTACTCCTAACCCTCAACTTCTGTCCCAGAATGAGATTGTTCGTTTGGCAAATCTTTTTGTCAGCTCTGGAGTGGATAAAATTCGTTTGACTGGTGGGGAGCCAACCATTAGGAAAGATATTGAAGAAATATGCTCACAATTGTCCAGCCTGAAAGGACTAAAGACACTGGCCATAACCACCAATGGTATTACTCTTGCCAGAAAGCTTCCAAAGCTGAAAGAATGTGGACTGAGTTCGGTGAATATTAGTTTAGATACTTTGGTTCCAGCAAAATTTGAATTCATGACCAGGCGTAAAGGGCATGAAAGGGTTATGGAATCAATTCACACAGCTATAGACCTTGGGTATAATCCTGTTAAGGTATGTTTTGTCTTttcaatttatgattgcatgCCTTTCCTTGCTAAAATCTGTTCTTTTAGATAGTTTCTCTTTCTGCCAAAGTAATATTAGGTCTTATTCATTAGGTCTTATTCATTGTCTTTTATAATGCAagattaaaacatattttccttCCATTCATTCTGTACGCTGTCTCAGGTGAACTGTGTTGTAATGCGTGGGTTCAATGATGATGAGATCTGTGATTTCGTAGAGATGACTCGTGATAAACCAATTAATATTCGGTTTATTGAGTTCATGCCttttgatggaaatgtttgGAATGTCAAGAAACTTGTACCTTATGCAGAAATGTTGGATAGAGTGGTAAGGTAGAACTCTGACAGGTGATCCCATGTATAGATTTTGAATAACCCTTTGTACATTTTCATAATCAGTCATTATTACTGGACAGGTGAAACAGTTTACAAGCCTAAAGAGACTTCAAGATCATCCTACAGAGACTGCCAAGAATTTTACGATTGATGGGCATTGTGGTACTGTTTCTTTTATTACATCAATGACTAAGAATTTTTGTGCTGGTTGCAATAGATTGCGACTTTTAGCTGATGGGAACTTCAAAGTATGCCTGTTTGGTCCGTCAGAGGTGAATTATCTTCTTCACTATTGTACTTCAATTCATGCTAGAACTTGAATATGCAATTTATTTTGActtga
Proteins encoded:
- the LOC100264746 gene encoding GTP 3',8-cyclase, mitochondrial isoform X2; the encoded protein is MMPATMRRYASKTSGWRLGLKKLNFFSVNCESESYFCQGSGNCQGLTSSFIDGTMSQAYATSCERLSKSLIKDNPTSDKLSYATSCAQLSEAPARDNPVSDMLVDSFGRRHTYLRISLTERCNLRCMYCMPAEGVELTPNPQLLSQNEIVRLANLFVSSGVDKIRLTGGEPTIRKDIEEICSQLSSLKGLKTLAITTNGITLARKLPKLKECGLSSVNISLDTLVPAKFEFMTRRKGHERVMESIHTAIDLGYNPVKVNCVVMRGFNDDEICDFVEMTRDKPINIRFIEFMPFDGNVWNVKKLVPYAEMLDRVVKQFTSLKRLQDHPTETAKNFTIDGHCGTVSFITSMTKNFCAGCNRLRLLADGNFKVCLFGPSEVSLRDPLRSGVDDHELGEIIGAAVKRKKASHAGMFDIAKTANRPMIHIGG
- the LOC100264746 gene encoding GTP 3',8-cyclase, mitochondrial isoform X1; its protein translation is MMLFVVSAATMRRYASKTSGWRLGLKKLNFFSVNCESESYFCQGSGNCQGLTSSFIDGTMSQAYATSCERLSKSLIKDNPTSDKLSYATSCAQLSEAPARDNPVSDMLVDSFGRRHTYLRISLTERCNLRCMYCMPAEGVELTPNPQLLSQNEIVRLANLFVSSGVDKIRLTGGEPTIRKDIEEICSQLSSLKGLKTLAITTNGITLARKLPKLKECGLSSVNISLDTLVPAKFEFMTRRKGHERVMESIHTAIDLGYNPVKVNCVVMRGFNDDEICDFVEMTRDKPINIRFIEFMPFDGNVWNVKKLVPYAEMLDRVVKQFTSLKRLQDHPTETAKNFTIDGHCGTVSFITSMTKNFCAGCNRLRLLADGNFKVCLFGPSEVSLRDPLRSGVDDHELGEIIGAAVKRKKASHAGMFDIAKTANRPMIHIGG